The Hyalangium gracile genomic sequence GCATCCGAGTCCACCACGACGGGGAACAGGGGCACCTCGAGCTGGTCCAGCTTCACCGGGCCGAGGATGGCATCCAGCCACCACTGGACGCCCAGGCTCGACACGACGGCGAGCGGGAAGGCGGCGGCCACCAGGGGCCAGTAGGTCTGCATCAGCTCCAGCCCTCGGGTGCCGGCGGCGCTGTAGAAGGCGCCCACCACCGTGCCGAAGCTGGAGCCGGACACCATGTCCACGGGGATGCGCTGCGAGGGGTCCACCTGCGTGCCGTGCTCGCCCTTCGTGATGGAGCCCTCGAGCATCCGCGCCAGCAGGGCCAGGTGCACGTAGCCGAAGGCGCCTCCACCGCCGAGCGCCAGGCCGATGCGGCGGTCGGTGACGGCCCGCGCCCAGCGATCGAACGTCTCGCGCAGCTCCGGCTGCTCGTCCGACAGCTCGCCCATGGGGCCCACGCCCTCGTTCCAGTCGGCTGGGAAGCGGACGCGGGCGGTGCCCATGGGCCAGGTGGGCCGCTGCTCGACGGGCCGCATCAGCTGGCCCAGGTGGCTGCGCATGGCCCTGGCCATCTCTCGCGCGCTCGCGGCGACCTGCCGGGCCGCCTTCACCCGCTCCGCGATGGAGCGTCGGCGCGTCACCTCGCGAAGAGACGTCCCGAGCCCCACGGGAACCTCGGGAGAGAGGATGCCCGTCGGGACGAGCTGCACCCGATCCGGCAGGGTGTTGGTGGGGGGAAAGCCCTCGGGTGCGCTGGCCAGGTACACCAGCTTGAGCGGCTCGTCGGGCCAGGGGGCCAGCTCCTGGGCGAGGATGTCGAGCACCTGCCTGCGCTCCGACGCCGGGAGCTCCGACACATCCACCAGCGTCACGTTGGTGCTCCCGGCGAGCCTGTCTCCCGCCCGTCTCCAGGCGAAGGCCTCGGGCCGCGGCAGCAGCCGTGAGCCCTGGGACTCGCCAGGGGACACCAGCGGACGGGAGAGCTCGGCCACCCAGCCATTCACGGTCCCCGTGGGCCGCCGGAAGCTCGGAGGCTCCCGGAGATCCACCTCCCTCTTCGTGACGCGAAGCACGAGCACGTGCTCCTGGAGGTGCACGGCGAGCCGCTCCGCGAGGCGCTCGCCCAGCAGCCGCAGCGCGAGCGGCTCCCGGCTGTCGAGCACGAGGATCTGGTGGGCCGCTGGCGGCGCCGGTGGCGGTGACAGCTCGGGGTTGCCCCGGTAGACGGAGCGTCGGAAGTCCGGATCCTTCTGGAGGAGCTGCCGGAAGTGCGTGCCGTCGATGCGGACGACGACGGTGCGCGAGCCCTTCCTGTCCAGCACCGCATCGCCCGCCATGGGCTTGCCCAGCAGGTAGTGCTTGTGCCCGATGGCCGCGGAGCCTCGCAGCACCGCGAGGCACTCTCCGGAGCGCAGGATCTGGCAGGTGCCCGAGAGCAGCAGGTAGAAGTCGGTGGGCACCCTGCCCCGCTGCATCAGCGTCTGGGCGTCCCCGTCCACGACGGAGGCGCTCTCGACGAGCCGGAAGAGGAACTGCCCGGGGACGTTCGCGAACCGAGGCTCCTCTCCCAGCGCGAGGACGATGTCCTCCGCCAGCAGCCCGGCCCGGTGCACCCGGCCCAGCCACTCCAGGAGGGGCCGCGGCACCTTGCCGAAGTCCCGCTCGCGCAGCTCGAGGAATTGCGTGGGAGCCACCACGAGCGCCGCGGAGCTTCCCGCCGGAGCGCGGGGATCGAGCCACCTGGCCACGGCCTCCAGGCCGTGAACACTGCCCATGCCGAGGTCCTGCGCGTTCCCGGGCAGCAGCCGCCCCTGCCGCCGCACCTGCACGAGGCCCGAGACGAGGAAGCGCACCGCGGGCGCGCGGGTCTCCAGCGCGGTGCCCGCCTCGACGTCGGACGGCACCAGCCGCTCCGCGAGCGCCTGGAGCGCGGCCTCGCTGCCCTGCTCCCGAAGAAAGCCCGCCAGCGCCGGCGCGGCCTTGAGGACATCCACCTTCCCCGCCACATCGAACAGCGACATCTCACGCCTCCGTGAATGAGGAAGCGCAGTAAAGCAGGTTTTTCCGGTAGGATGCCCGCCATGACCCGCCAGACACCCGTGCTCCTGGGATGCGCCGCACTGCTCACCTTGAGCGCCTGCGCTTCGACCCGATCGGCACAGCCAGACGAGACCCCTGCCCCCGCTCCCCAGCCCGCCCCGGAGGCTCCCGCCACGCCCGGCACCCAGCCCGTGGCGACACCGGGCGCCACGCTCCAGGTGACCGGAGCGGTGCGCTACCGCGAGCGGATCGCCCTGTCGCCCGAGGCCGTCGTGCAGGTCGAGGTGGTGGAGCTGATGCCCGACGGCACCGCGGGCACCGTGCTCGGAGAGCAGACCCTGCGCAACGCCGGGCAGGTCCCCATCGCCTTCTCGGTGGCCATCCCCCAGGAGCGGATCCGCCCCGAGGCCACCTACGGCGTGCGCGCCCGCATCACGGATGCGGGGCGCAGCTTCTCCACGCCCGCGCCCGTCCCGGCCATCACCCAGGGCAGCGTGAGCAGCGACGTGCAGGTCCTCCTGCGCGTGGGCGGCTGAGCCGAGCGCGTCACCTCGAGAAGGCTCAGGCGGCGGGCGAGCCGAAGCGCGCTCGGAAGGTCCGCAGGTTGGGCCCGTCGCCAGCGCGCTCGTAGACGGCGAACACCACCCGGTCGAAGGCTCCGGGCAGCGCGCTCAGCGCCGCGGCGAAGGCGTCGGCCGCGTCCGTGGGATCGTTGCCGAACGCGCCGCAGCCCCACGCTCCGAGCACGAGGGTACGGTGGCCCCGCTCCGCGGCGACCCGCAGCACCTTGAGCGCCCGGGAATGCAGCACCTCTCGGATGCGAGGCCGAAGGCCGGGCTCCCTGCGGAGGAGCTGGCCCGCGTTCGGCGCTGGAGCGGTGACGATGGAGACGTGGAAGGGTCGCTCCAGAAACCGCAGCTTCTCATCCCGGAAGAAGGGCACGCGCGGCGAGTAGATGAGGTGATCCGTATACAGGAGCGACCGCTCCTCCCGGTTCACCGTGTAGTAGTCCGGCTGGGTGATGAGGCAGGTGTAGAGCGCCGAGCACCGAGCGAGATCCTCCTCCTGGGCCTTCGCTCCGCGGAGGAAGCCGCCCCCTGGGTTGCGCGCGGAGGCGAAGTTGAGCGCGAGCACGTCCTCCACGCCCTCCTTCTCGATGAGCCTGCGGCTCGCATGTCCCGTCTTCTCGGAGGTCACCTCGACGCGCAAGGCACTCCCCGTGGAAGCAGGGGGCGCCAGCCGCTCGAAGTCCGAAGGCCGGTAGAGGACGGTGCCTGACACCGCGTGCTCCACCGACTCCTTCAGGGAGACCGTCCGCCCCGAGGGGGCCACGTACTCTCCCTGTTCCACGATGCGTACCGTCTCCTGCGCGACTCCCGCCATCGACATGACTGCGTCCCTTCTGGATGACACCCCGCGAGCACGTCCCGCGAGGGCTTGGTGTCACCTCAACACGAAGGTTCGCATCCGCCCCTGACGGCAACGGGGAGGCAGCCAGCGCATGCCGCCTCCCCGTCCGCTCCGAGCTACTGGTTGCAGCAGAGCAGCGCGTTGGGCTGGCCAGCCGGCGTGCGGCTCACACCGGCCACGTAGCGGCCCACGCCGCACTCACCCTTGGTGCCCGCGGCGTCCCAGTTGCCGGAGTCATCCGTCTCCCGGTTGTCCGCGCTCCCGAAGGCGACCGTAGTGCAGGACGTCGCCGACACGGTGGCCGGGCAGCAGAGGATGTGGCTGAACTTGTTGTCCGTCGTCTGCGCCACGCCCGCGACGTACTCGGTGGGCGAGCACTCGGCCAGGTAGTTGCCGGGATCCCAGTCGCCAGGCTTGGTGGGCGTCGCCCCGCGATCGCTGCCATTGAGCACCGTGCGGATGGTGCACAGCGGGAAGGTCGGCGTGGGGTGCTTGTAGCGGCCCGAGTCGAGCGGATCCTTGTAGCAGATGCCCATGCGCGCCCAGCCGTTGGCCACGGACTTGGACAGGCCCATGATGCGCTCGCCGGGGGCGCACTCGCCCTTGTAGTAGCCGTAGGCCCAGTCACCCGCGGACGTGGAGCGCAGGGTGTCGCCGGTCTCGAAGGGCACGTTGAAGTAGTCGCCCTTCACCCAGCAGGCCTCGGGGTTGGTGCTGCCCATGCCGCCCGCCATGCTGCGGAACTTGTTCCAGGCCGCCGTCTTCACCAGGTACTTCTCCGTGGTGGAGTCCCACACGGAGCGCAGGCCGAAGCCCTCGACGGCGTCGTCCCGGTAGTCATACCAGATGGCGTTGGGGGTGACGTTGCTTTGCACGAGCGCATCCCCCGCGGCCGCCATGGCCGCCGCGAGTTGCAGGTACGGCGGGCTGCCGGTGGGCAGGCTGTTGACCAGCGTGCAGTTGTCCACGCCCGTGCAGGAGTTGCCCGAGACGACCTGGAAGCCGAACTCGGTGGCGAACAGCTTCGAGCCCGTGGTGCCCGTGGCGGTGTTCACCCGGTTGGCCACGGTGACCAGCCCGTTCTTCACGCTGTTCTTCCAGCCGGTGAAGCACGTGGTGTAGCCCGCGTTGATGCAGTTCACATCCATGTTGGCCGGGTTGTACGGATGGATGCCGAAGAAGTCGAACGGCCGGCTCCCCGGGAAGCCCGTGAAGGCCGCCGACGTGAAGAACGGCGTCCAGAACGGCTCGGTGGTGTACGTGTTCAGCACGCCGCCGCTGATGAGCAGCTCCGCGCGCCCGTTGCCCGTCTTCCAGTTCCACGCCTGGCGCTGCAGCCACGCGAACGCGTTGGGCGCCACGCGGAAGCGGCTCACCCCATCCGGGCAGAGGTTCTCGGTGACGTTCGGCTCGTTGCCGATCTCGTACGCGTCCGCCGCCGCCGTGCCCGTGAAGATGGTGGTCGCCAGCTCATTGAGGTGCGTCACGTAGCCGCTGGTGAACGCGTCGATCTCCGCCTGGGTCGTCCCGCCGCAGTAGCGCGCCGGCACCACCACCACCACCTTGATGTTCTTGGCGTGCGCCTTCTGCACGATGCGCCGGTAGGTGTCCGCGTCCACCCCGGGCACGTCCGCCTCGATGCGGATCCACTTCGCCCCGAGGTTGCTGAACTCGCAGATCGCCTGCTCGGAGAAGTTGCTCAGCGGCTGGTCGCCGGAGACGTAGAAGTTGCCGGTGGCAATGCCCAGGGACACCCCCGTCAGGGCACCCTGCTCGGAGGTGCCCCACTCCCCGTCCTCGCCCAAGTCCTCCTGCACGGGCCCACACGCCCCCAGGACGGCGGCCGCGACCACCGAGGCCTGCCACCATTTTCTCGTCCTGCTGAACTCTGTCTTCACTCTGCGCTCCTTGGCTCCGGGTGGAGCCTTTACGGGGGAAGGGACGGTCGGCTCACGGGGTGTGAGGGCCGCTGCCCTGGATCGCGTGCCTCCGATACCTCAGGCCGTTGTTCCCCTTGGGAAAGGAAGATGCCTGACGCAGCCCTGGCACAGCGGCACCATGGTATTCAGCAAAGCGAGACACCACAAGACCAAATCCGGGAATTTCCAGGAAGTCCACGTAAATACAGGGTTTGCGTGTTATCGCTGATGACGCGGCTTCGCGCCCCCCTCTCGGGGACAGGGCTGGGTACGCGCTGACTCAGCGAGGAGGCCGTACACGGCGGGCGCGCACGGCCTCGGCGCCTCCCAGCGAGTCGAGCACCCGGGCCAGCAGCTTGCGAGCGTCCTCGATGGCCTTGCGCCCATGGCTGCGCTCGAAGCGCCTCTCCAGCTCGGCCCGCACCGCCCGCCCCTGCTCCACCGCCGCCAGGCCACGCGCCGACAGCTTCACCCGCCGCACGCGCGCGTCTGGCGAGGGGGTGTCCTCGATGAAGCCCAGCTGCTCCAGCTCCGCCACCGTCTTCGAGGCTGCCTGCTGTGTCACCTCGAGCAGCGTGGCCAGCTCGCTGACGGAGCGCGCGCCTGCGAGCAGGTGCTGGAAGACGAAGCCGTGCGAGTGGCGCAGGCCCGTGAAGCCCGCGGCATGCAGCTCCTCGAGCGTCAGCTCGTTCACTCGCATCCCCACGAAGAGGGCCAGGTAGCCCAGATCCAACGCCTCCAGCCTCACGGCCGAGCCTTCCGTCTCACGTGCCATGCCCGAACCTCTTGCATGCACAACCACGGTTGTGCAACCTTGGTTGTGTATCAACCCGAGGAGGACGCCATGAGTTCGCCGAACGTCGAGACCGCGCTGCGCTTCGTGAAGGCCGTGGAGCAGGGAGCCACGGGCAGCACCCTGATGGAGTTCTGCCACCCGGATGTCTCCCAGCACGAGTACCCCAACCGGCTCTTCCCGAACGGGGCCCATCGGGACGCCCAGGCGCTGCGCGCGTCCTCGGAGCGCGGGCAGCAGGTGCTCTCCTCGCAGCGCTACGAGGTCCGCAACGCCGTGGCCGCGGGGGACCATGTGGCGCTCGAGATCGACTGGACGGGCACGCTCGCCATCGCCCTGGGAAACAAGCCGGCGGGCAGCACGCTGCACGCGATGATCGGCCAGTTCATCACCTTCCGAGACGGCCGCATCGCGTCGATCCGCAACTACGACTGCTACGATCCGTTCTGAGGGCTCCGGCCGCGAGGCCCGCTCCGCGTTGTACTCGAGTCGGAGACGTCCGTCCGCCAGAATACAATCGCGCCGAAATGTTCCGCTCTGAGTGTCCGCCGCATTTCCATCTCCTTACAATGCGAGGCACGGAGGGGGGGCCGTACAGGTGGCGCCATTCCATACCACCGCCTCTGGGACATCGAGAGACCTACACCTCCTCCCTGGAGCGGAGCCATGAGCACGTTGCATGAGCCGGTACTGCCCGCGAACGAGCGCCTGTGGCAGGCACTGAGCGGGGTCCAGACAGCCTTCCTCCAAGAACAGCCAGCGCCGCGGCTCCTCGATCCGCTGCTGTCGGCGCTGCTGGAGCTGACCGGCAGCCAGAGCGGCTTCATCGCCGAGGTGGTGCGCGGTCCCCAGGGGAAGGCGTCGGTGCAGCCTCTCACGCTGACGAACCTGCACTGGGCGTCGGGTCCGCGGGAGCTGTACACGGGCGAGGCCTCTCGGGGCCTGAGGTTCTCCGCGCTTCAGAGCCTCGTTGGCGCCGTGCTGCTGACCGGTCAGCCCGTGGTGTCCAACCACCGGCTCACGGAGGAGGCGCCGGGAGGCCCCTCGGAGGAGCCCTGGGCGCTGCGCTCCTTCGTGGGCCTGCCCATCCACGCGGGCCAGGAGCTGGTGGGCATGGTGGGGCTGGCCAACCGCCCGGGGGGCTATGACGACGCCGTGCGCGCCTTCCTCCAGCCGTGCCTGGCCACGTGCGGCGTGCTGCTGGTGGGGCTGCGCTGCGAGCGACGCAGGCGCCACGCCGAGGAGGATCAGCTGCTCTCCGAGGCGGGCTTCCGCAACCTCATGGAGCATGCTCCGGACGCCATCGTCATCCATCGCGAGGGCAGCGTGATCTTCGCCAACCCGGCGGCCGTCACGCTGCTGGGCCTCGCCAGCCCGCTGGAGCTGCTGGGCCGGCCGGTGACGGAGTGCGTCCAGCCGGGAGAGGAGGCGCTGCTCACCGAGCTGTCCACCTCCCCTGCCCCGAGAGAGGTCCGGCTGCGGCACCGCCAGGGTCGGCCGGCGGTGGGCGAGCTGGTGACGGTCTCCCTGCTGTTCGAGGGAGCGCCCGCCGTCGCGTGCATCGTCCGGGATCTCAGCGAGCGGCGGCAGGTGCACGAGCGACTGCTCACGACGGAGCGGCTGGTGTCGCTGGGCACGCTGACGGCGGGGATGGCGCACGAGATCAACAACCCGCTGGCCTACATGCTCAGCAACCTCAACTACCTGAACGACGAGCTGCATGCCCTCGTCGAGACCGGGGAGTTCCTCACGGGCGAGCGCGCCCGGGAGCTCCTGGAGGCGCTGGAGGAGACGCTCAACGGGAGCCGCCGGGTGCGGGACATCGTGCGCAACCTGCGGCTCTTCTCGCGCAGCACGCCGGACCAGCAGGGCCTGGTGGATCTCTCGGCCCTGCTCGACTCGTGCGTGAACATGGCGTGGGGAGACATCAAGCACCGCGCGCGGGTGGTGAAGGACTACGCGCCGGTGCCCCCGCTCTACGGGAACGAGTCCCAGCTGGCGCAGGTGTTCCTCCACCTGATCCTCAACGCCGTGCAGGCGCTGCCGCCCCAGGGCGGAGAGTCGGGAGAGATCCGCCTCTCCACCCGGCACGAGGAGGGGGTGCTGATGGTGTCGGTGCACGACACCGGGGAGGGCATCCCGGAAGAGGAGCTGGATCGGCTGTTCGATCCGTTCTTCACCACGAGGTCCCCGCGCCAGGGCACGGGGCTGGGCCTGTCCATCTGCCACGACATTGTCAAGACGCTGCGAGGCCACATCACGGTGGAGAGCCACCCGGGCCGCGGGAGCACCTTCCGGGTCTTCCTGCCGACCAACGTCCTCACCCAGCGCCCCACTCCTCCGGAGCCTCCAGCGCGCCATGCCGCCACGGGCTGAGCCCGAGCCGGAGCGCTGGGGCAGCCCGCCGGGGAACCGTCAGGGCAGCCGATCGTAGTCGAGCTCGGCGCCCACCGCGCCGGGGAGGAGCTCGACCTCGCGCTGCCGCATGTGATGGACGAGGGCCGGGAAGAGCTCCAGCAGGTTGTCGGAGCGCACCACGGGCGGCAGCTCGCGCTCCTCGGAGAGCAGGGCCGCCACGCTGCCCAGCCGATCCATCGCGCCGTGGCTGCCTCCCGTACCCACGCCGTTGAGGCTGGCGATGGGCGCCTGGTAGCCCACGGACATGAACGGGTGGCGATAGGACACGATGATGTCCGAGGGGTACTGCACGCTGATGGGCTCGAAGGCGGTGCGGGCCCGGAAGAAGAAGTCCGGGTAGGTGCGATCGACCGTCAGCGAGAAGAGCGCGTCGTCGCCGAAGAGGCCGTAGGGCGCCCCCTCGTTGAAGGTGACGGGGATGTCGAGCGCCGCCCAGTCCAGGTTGCTCGGCAGCACGTAGGAGTCCGTGGCGACGTCATAGCCGAAGCGCGCCACGAGGTTGCCCTCGCGCCAGACGCTCACCCAGTCCAGGCCCTGCGGAAACTCGGGCCCCGGCACCTCGCCGCGCGCGAAGACGAGATCGGCCGCCGAGCACGTGGAGGCCCGGCGCGCCACCTCGGCCACCCAGTGCGGGCGGGCGTGGATGGCCACGTAGGTGACGCGGGTGTGGAGGATGGCGATCGCGGCGGGGCCCTCCTCCTTGTCCGCGTCCTCCATGGACTCCACGGTGACGACGCCCGCGTCCTCGAGCTGATCGCGGAAGTCCACCACCGTCTCCTCCGGCTTGGGGATGCCGTCGATGCCATGGTCGCCGAAGAAGGTGAAGATGAAGGTGCGCTCGGGGTGATCGCGCTTGAACTTCTCGATGCGCTCGCTCAGGGCGACGAGCACCTCGACCATGTCATCCTCGGAGCGGATGTGGCCGATGACGTCCGTCTCCAGCAGGTAGGCGGTGAAGGTGTCCTGGACCTGGCTGCGGCCGGCCAGGGCGGCGAAGACGTTGTCGACGCCCTTGTAGTAGCCGTAGACGGGGCGATCGTAGCTCCAGAGCGCGTCCAGGTAGGCGCTCGCGTGGTAGTCGAACGCCCGGTAGTACGCGGGCGTCTGGGCATAGGTCGGCAGCGTGAAGGGCAGCTCCTCCAGCGGCGGGACGAGGTGCACCAGCAGCCCGCCCAGGGCCTTGTTGTAGACCTTGTCCTTCACCGGATCGTAGTGGCCGAACTCGTACCCGGCGAAGCGCTGGGTGTGGAAGATGCGCGTCCAGCTGGAGTCGCTGGTGGCGGGGAACATGGCGACGAAGCGCGAGAGGTTCGCGTGGGGGAAGGCGCCCCGCTCGCGCGCGCGCACGACGGCGCTGTGGGAGAGCCCATCCATGCCCAGGTACACGCGCACCACGGGGTTGAGCGACGGCTCTCCCCGAGCGGGGATGCTGTTCATCATCGCGTAGTGCTCCCAGTCACACGCGGACATGGAGAGCACCAGCAGGCAGAGCGCGAAGCGGGAGCGCCTCACAGGTAGATCCCCAGGGCGAGCAGCGGGCTGGTCTGCCGGCCATCCTCGAAGAAGCGATAGAAGTAGCCGACCTGCGCCTCGAACCAGCCCCGCCGGTAGCAGTAGGAAGCGCCGAGCATGTTGAAGTCATGGTCCCAGAAGCCCACCTCGCTAGCGTGGGCGCGGACGGAGTGGTGCTTGAAGGCCAGGAACTCGGCGACCAGGTTGGTGCCAACCACCAGGCGATTGCGGTAGGGCCCATTGTCGAACATGCCCATGACCGTGGCGGTGCCGTGGAGGTAGAGCCAGGGGAAGACCTGGTACGAGGCCGTGGTCCCCACGGGCACCACGGTGAGGAGGATGTCCCGGGTGTCCAGGCGGGAGATGTAGTTGCTCGAGGTGAAGGCCTCCCCCGACCCGGGCAGGAAGACGAGCACCTCCGCATGGGCGGCCACCGCGAGCCGCTCGGTGGCCAGCAGGCGCAGCTTCGCGTGGATGTTGGGCGCGCGGAAGACGAAGGACAGCGGATGGACGCCGAGCTGCGCCACGCCGAAGAGGCCGAACTCCGCGTTGCTGGTGCCCAGATACAGGCCCTTGTGGGGCAGCACCCGGCCGGTGTTCTCCCAGAGGGGGTAGAGCGAGGTGAGGATGGGGGGCTGCTCCTCGGCGGGCGCGGCGGATGCGCTGGCCGGAGTCGCGGCCTCGGGAGTCTGTGGAGAAGGAGGCTCCGCCCGGGAGACGCCCGTGGAGAGGAGAAGGCCCAGGATGACCAGGGATGGGTGCACGCGACGGGACGGGTTCTTCACGGCGTCGCATACAAGCGTGCGCTTTTCTCGAAGGCAATGACGGAGCGCGTCGACCCACACGGTGGCACGGCCACTGCCATGCGGGCCACGGCTCCCCTGCCCTTCATGGGCGGGAACCCAGGCCAGCAATTGATTAGTGTCTCCTTCGTGATCGGCCCATCACCGAAGACCTGTGTCGCCTGCGGGCGCCACCTTGCCGCGAGCGAGGTGTACTACCGCTTCACCCTCACCCTGCAAGGCGAGCAGGACATGCTGGACGGTCCCGGGCGAGGGAGCACCGTCGAGCTCGCCGCGATCATGAAGCAGCTCGAAGAGGGGCCGGAGGATGCGCGCGAGTTGGAGGAGCAGGTCCACTGGGAGCGCACGGGGGTCATCTGCAGTGCGTGCCGCTCCGTGGTGGTGCGCTCGCTCGAGCGACCGCCGGGGGAAGCCGGGCCGCACTGAGCCATCACGAACCGTTGGGTGTAGGCTCCCTTCTCATGAAGCGACTCCTGCTGACCGCCACGCTCGTCCTGTCCTCGGTTGCCTGGGCCGACGTCCCTCCCGCCGATACGGCCGGATGCTCGGGGAAACAGGAGAGCGCGAGCTGCCAGACCGATGCCTCCAAGGACGGCACCTGCCAGACGTCGAAGTGCTGGCGGAACGACTACAGCAACGGCCCTCCGCCGAAGTCCGTGGAGTACGACTGCCTCAAGTGTGTGGTCTCGCCTCCAGGCGCCAAGAGCGGCGGCTGCGCGGCGGCTCCGGGGGCGCCTCTCGCCCTGGCCGCGCTCCTGGCCGGGTGGTGGACTCGCAACCCGCGTCGGCGCGCATGAGCGCGGTGGAGACACTCCTCGCGCCCGCGGATGCGCTGCGCGCGAGGCTGTATCGACTCCTCGCCCCGTGGGCCGGGCCTCTCTTCGCGGACCGGGAGCGCCGCGTGGCATGGCTCGGAGTGGTGTACGTGGCCCTGGCGTTCCTGGTCACCCTCACCGCGCCGCTCTGGAGCCTGGCGCTCGGTCCGCTGTTATTGGGCGTGCCCCACCTGGTCTCGGACGTGCGGTACCTCGTCGTGCGCCCGGGGCTGCACCGCAGGAGGCTCCTCGCCGGGCTGTGCGCGGTGCCCCTGCTGGCGATCGGTCTCGGCGCGGGACCTGCGTTCGGCCTGCTCGCGATGCTGGTCGCCATCCTGGGAGCGCGAGGCTCGTGGCTGCGCAAGGGGCCGATGCTCGTGGGCTGGGCGGTGCTCAGTGGAGTGGCCCTCGGCTTCGGGGCGGGCTTCCAGCTGGCCTTCGCCCACCTGCACAACGTGATCGCCGTGGCGCTCTGGTGGTGGGCCTGGAGAGCCCGGCATGGGCGGGCGTGGGCCGTGCCGCTGCTGGCCTTTCTCGGGACGGTGGCGCTGCTGCTGGGAGCCGCGGAGCCGGTGCTGACGGCGCTGGGAGCCTGGACGGCGCCCGGGACAGGCTCCTCCTTCACGGAGCACGCGCAGGTCCTGGCGCCGGGAAGCGGGCCTGTGCTGGCACTGCGGCTGGTGCTGGCGTTCGCGTTCCTGCAGTCGGTCCATTACGGCGTGTGGCTGCGGCTGGTTCCAGAGGATGACCGGACCCGCGCGGCACCCAGGCCCTGGCGAGCTTCGTGGCGAGCCCTGGAGACGGACTTCGGCGTGGTGCCGCTGGTGCTGTTCACGACGCTGGCGCTCGGGATCGCGGCGTGGGGAGCGGTGGATCTCGCGCAAGCCCGCATGGGCTATTTGCGGCTGGCGGGGTTCCACGGCTACCTCGAGCTTGCGGTCGGAGCGCTCTGGCTCATCGAGGGGCGGCGGGTGTGAAGGCCTGGCTGATTGCCTTCGCCTTCACGCAGGTGGTCGAGGTGCCCATCTACCTGCGGGCCGGCGCTGGCTGGCGAGCGGCCATCCTCGCCAGCACCTTCACGCATCCGGTGGTGTGGTTCGGGTTCCCGGCACTGCGCGTGCTGGGCCTGGGCTACTGGGGGACGGTGCTCCTGGTGGAGTGCTTCGCGATCGGCGCCGAGGCCCTCTGGCTCACCACGCGCGGCGTGCGGCGCGCACTCCTGTGGAGCCTGGTGGCCAACGGCGCGAGCGTCGCCCTGGGCCTGCTGTCACGAGCGGTCCT encodes the following:
- a CDS encoding ATP-binding protein, which translates into the protein MSTLHEPVLPANERLWQALSGVQTAFLQEQPAPRLLDPLLSALLELTGSQSGFIAEVVRGPQGKASVQPLTLTNLHWASGPRELYTGEASRGLRFSALQSLVGAVLLTGQPVVSNHRLTEEAPGGPSEEPWALRSFVGLPIHAGQELVGMVGLANRPGGYDDAVRAFLQPCLATCGVLLVGLRCERRRRHAEEDQLLSEAGFRNLMEHAPDAIVIHREGSVIFANPAAVTLLGLASPLELLGRPVTECVQPGEEALLTELSTSPAPREVRLRHRQGRPAVGELVTVSLLFEGAPAVACIVRDLSERRQVHERLLTTERLVSLGTLTAGMAHEINNPLAYMLSNLNYLNDELHALVETGEFLTGERARELLEALEETLNGSRRVRDIVRNLRLFSRSTPDQQGLVDLSALLDSCVNMAWGDIKHRARVVKDYAPVPPLYGNESQLAQVFLHLILNAVQALPPQGGESGEIRLSTRHEEGVLMVSVHDTGEGIPEEELDRLFDPFFTTRSPRQGTGLGLSICHDIVKTLRGHITVESHPGRGSTFRVFLPTNVLTQRPTPPEPPARHAATG
- a CDS encoding YbaY family lipoprotein is translated as MTRQTPVLLGCAALLTLSACASTRSAQPDETPAPAPQPAPEAPATPGTQPVATPGATLQVTGAVRYRERIALSPEAVVQVEVVELMPDGTAGTVLGEQTLRNAGQVPIAFSVAIPQERIRPEATYGVRARITDAGRSFSTPAPVPAITQGSVSSDVQVLLRVGG
- a CDS encoding nuclear transport factor 2 family protein, with translation MSSPNVETALRFVKAVEQGATGSTLMEFCHPDVSQHEYPNRLFPNGAHRDAQALRASSERGQQVLSSQRYEVRNAVAAGDHVALEIDWTGTLAIALGNKPAGSTLHAMIGQFITFRDGRIASIRNYDCYDPF
- a CDS encoding TIGR02452 family protein, with the protein product MSMAGVAQETVRIVEQGEYVAPSGRTVSLKESVEHAVSGTVLYRPSDFERLAPPASTGSALRVEVTSEKTGHASRRLIEKEGVEDVLALNFASARNPGGGFLRGAKAQEEDLARCSALYTCLITQPDYYTVNREERSLLYTDHLIYSPRVPFFRDEKLRFLERPFHVSIVTAPAPNAGQLLRREPGLRPRIREVLHSRALKVLRVAAERGHRTLVLGAWGCGAFGNDPTDAADAFAAALSALPGAFDRVVFAVYERAGDGPNLRTFRARFGSPAA
- a CDS encoding MarR family winged helix-turn-helix transcriptional regulator encodes the protein MARETEGSAVRLEALDLGYLALFVGMRVNELTLEELHAAGFTGLRHSHGFVFQHLLAGARSVSELATLLEVTQQAASKTVAELEQLGFIEDTPSPDARVRRVKLSARGLAAVEQGRAVRAELERRFERSHGRKAIEDARKLLARVLDSLGGAEAVRARRVRPPR